The genomic DNA gtgtgtggctcCAGCAGTCGGGGCGGGGGTTGGTGTGGTTGGTTGGCTCTGTGTGAGCTCTTTGTGAGAAGTGGGGAGTCATGGGTGGGGGTGTACACCGGGTGTTTCTCTCAGCTGCCTGCTGGTCTGGTTGCTGTTGGTAACTTTGCTTGATTAGATCAACGGATCGGCTTTCAGGCCTCTCTCCCgctcccccaccccacccccagcTCTCCTCTCGGAAAGGCTGAAGGGGAACTGAAACTGGAGTGGTGCTAAAAGTCCGTGTGGAGCTGCGAATTGCGGCGGAGAAAATCGTGACGGTGCTGCCTTGGAAACGCTCGTCGGAGTTCGAGCACAAGTGAGTTGGGGGAAGGTGGGGGGTAAGAAAAGAAGTGATAGCCTCAGGACAGATAAGctccagggagagaaaagagggagggaacaagggagggaggaggaggaggagggagcaagagagagagagagagaggtgggaAGCTCTCAGAGGAAagaagtctctctctctcgctctctttctgtctgtccgACTTgccggctgctgctgctgcttcttcctcCTGTCTTCTTGGGTTTTCTGGCTGCCGGCGACTGGCTGGAGGAGTTTAAGCTTGTTTTTCGCCTGCCTTTCGGATTTGAACATGGACTCGGGCTGAACAGCTACGCGCACTGAGCTGTGAGAAGAGTCACTGGAGATTCCCCGTAAGCAGCTTGATCTGATCTGATGTCTACAAGGTGAAGTGTGTCTTTGCTCAAATATCCCGCTGAGAGAGATTGTTGCTATTTCAGGAGTGTGTGTACTTGTGGAAGAAACAGAGCAGCCTTAGAGCGATGAAGTGCTCTTTGTGACAGTTCATACAGGGATAGACGATGAAGGTTAAAAGTCGCTGTTAGTGTGATTCATTTTTCATCATGTTTACGGGAGACGGTGATGAGCCTACGCATTGCTGCttttgctggaaacatttccttCTCTTATGGATGCTGCTTCACACTGAGCCTCTCCTCCCTCCGGCTCTCCCTCTTCTTGCTCACCTTCTGTCGCTTTTAATTCTCTTAATGGTCTCGAGGTCTCAGCTGGTCAGCTGGGATAcccctgtgtgtgtatgtgtatttgaGTGTGTCTGCTTGCGTCTGTGTGTGGAGGGGGGTCAGCTTTTGTTTGGGAGAGAGACAGTTGCGAGTTCTCAGATAAACTACCTCTGGATTTCCCCCCTGCTCACATGCAATAAGATAGATCCTGCTTTCTATTTTTAAACACTATTGTTTGTCTATATATTTGTGAGCACCTGACTGCTCGCTCCGCAGTAGCATTTCTCTCACTGTTGTGTTTAGTCTATGGATTGGGGCAGGAGGGCGTGTTTGTGTAGTCCATTCTGGGATAGAGAGATAGCAGCTCTCCTTTCTGACTTTATCCTTTTGTTTTGTCAGCTGCTgacctctgttttctctctcctccaaccCTTCCATTGTTTTTTGCTCCCTTAAGCTCTCTTTATTTCACTCAGATCCAGATCCATGCAGCTTTACTTCTTCACAGCCGCTgctatttaacattttctgacaccttttgttgattttgtaattccttttttgtctttctcttctTAAAAACTAAGAGCAGTGGGGAGGGTTCTCAGTGTCATGCTGTgtccctctcactctctctcactctgtgtgtgtgtgtgtacttttcTCAATCAGATATCCGAGCAGAGCACCATGTGAGCTGTGTCTCAATCATAAAACATGCAGTTTCCATTATTTTGGTTTTGCTAGTCCAGGTGTCTAAATCTCAAATATAACAAGTTGTTATACGATGCTGATCAGATGGAAATGTCAGGATGTTGGTCCAGCACGTTTGCCTAACTCAGATGGCATAAACAACTGAGTGAAATGCCATGAAGCTTTGGTTGCCATCATTAGATCAAAAAATGTAATTCAGccagtatttttatttcatgacaGCCCCATTGTTATCAGCTGAATTTTGAGGTTTATCCTCATTACCAAATGTTGCTTAGCAAAAAGGGTTAGCCATAAACTGCATCTAAGAGATGCAACTAGACGTCCTCCAGACATCAATTGTTAAGTGAAGCCTTGAGCTGGTCACAATGTTAGGCCCGCCCTAAAGCGTGCATTGCATTATTGTCCTTTTTGACTAATGGGGGTGTGCATTAAGACTTGAAACTAGCCATCAGGTCACCAGCAAAGAGTTTAATGGCTTCACAGATCGTGGGAGCTGGAGGTCATTTTCCCATATGCTTCTGTAGTGCTGAGCTTTGTTTGCAGTCAGTAGTGTCGCCTCCTGCTGGTCAGTAAAAAGAATACACATGCCCGACACTTGAGCGATGATGTCACTTTTAAAGCCCAGAAGCCATATCCAATTTTTAGTTAGTGTGGCTAAAAGGGTAACATCACTCCTGTACGTCAGCATGTCAGTATGTTAACATGCTGCTATGGGTTTTTCCTTTATTAGAATTCTAAATGCGCATTTTGCAGGTTGACTAATTAATAAACTTTTAGCCCCAAAAAACTCCCCAGTGTTTTGTAGTTGTATAAACAGAATATCTGTGACTCAGAGTTTTCGACATCATTACATCATATgaagtatatatgtatatatgttttcAAAAATTCCTGGGTTGTGCTTTCACTTGTGTGGGTGTGACACGTTTCATCACACTAGTGGAAGCGGCTCAGCTACGTGAGCGAGGCAGCAGCACTGCATCATATTCACACAGACTTTGATGCAGTTTCTTTACTGCTGGGGTTGTGAATCTGCCACAGCTGTCCCAGAAAGCTTTTATGTATGGCATTGCCAAGCCCGTGTCTGAGTGTGGACACGTGTGTCCATATGTCTGTGAGAGAGGGGTGAATAGGTTCTGCATAGCTGTCCATAAAGGGGTGCTCAATCACTGTAGCACTAATGGTCTTCCCTTAGGGTGCCATGGATTTTTAAGGTGTTGCGACAGGCATGGAAGAAGCATAGCAGCTTAGAAGCAGACAACATCCTCTGCATTTTAGAGTTTCATAATGCTGGAAAGTAGATCAGTTTCAGTTCCTAAATCACCCGTGATTCTGTTTAATATTAAGGCGAAAGAGCAGAGCAGATTAATGTGAACCGAGGAGGAAGATGTAGGAGATGGAACATGATTCATTAGGGAACGTGGTTCCAGACAGCGTCTCTGTAAAGTTAACTCAGTAAAGAGTTAACACAGTGATGGAACAAAGAAGGAGAGCAAGTGGGAATCCATCAAAAGCAATGCATCAgagatacagtaaaaaaaaaacgggAAAAGGAAAAAGGCAGCCATTAACTTTCACGGTACATGTGTAATTTTatctgtgagagagtgtttgtGACAGTGAGCATGTGCACTAGTATGCAGCTATGTCCGGAGTTTTGCAACCTGTGCTTTTTCTGCTTGCTGAGCTTGCATTGCAATGCCACACACTAAACGCCATTACAAACTGATAGGGCGTCAGTTCTGCTAGTCTCCCTGGATTTACTGGTACTGGAAGGCAGAAAGAGGGTAGCAGAGACAAATGGGTGATGCAGCGGGAATGAGAGCTGAGAGAGAATTTAAGGAGAGTGTAGCAAATACAGGAAAGCTGTtgaaaacagctgtgtgaagagACAGTAAAGCGAGAGGGTCAAACCTACAAAGGGCGACTGCGATAGAGAGTGGTAACGTCTCTTTCTGCAGAAGCCTAATAAGTCCAGAGGTGTCATCAGCTGGAGGAGTTTAAAATCCCAGTCCACTGTCTCTGTCTGTATTTTGACATCATGTTAGGAGCCAGACGGTACAGTTTATGTCTGGCTCTGGCATCTTCATCTACCCAGGGATTCCCTCAGTAGGAATGAATGTCAGCAATGTAGAGAGGATGGTAGTTTGTTTAATCTAGTGGGTACAGCTGTTGCTATGAAGAGATGCTGTATgttataaatgtgtgtttgggattgtGTGTGAGTGCTGGTTTTGTACGCTGTTGTGCCCAGATGTCCTCCCAGGAGTGGAAAGTGGAAGAAGTGACCATTTTGTGATTCATTTTCAGACGTCACGAGAATGATGCAAAGTTGCGGTAATTTGGAGTGACAGGCAAGGTTCACATTTGGGCCTCGAACAAAAAGGCAAAGCAGGGTTGAGCAGAACAAAATCATGAGACACATAAAATTTGTTTACCTGCTCCAAAGCTTTACAGTGTTTCCTGATAGACTTCTGTGGCGCTGCGTGGTGAATTTTACACTAAAGAATAATTAATAgatattttaactgtttttctttttttcttaaagccaACCTATTGATATTCCTTCAGAGGGAAAAAACAGACACCTCAATATGTCAGGAGGAAGCTGCTGAATTTCTTGTTCAGTAACTGAAACAGACACGTGAACTTTCAGCTCGCTGCTCATTGTGTTTAAATGAATGCATCTGTTTGACTGAAATTGAGTCTGGCTTTGTTGCATGTCATAACCCTTTTGCTCTAAATGAATGAGAATGTCTTAAATTGGCATTTTGGCAAATAGGCTAATTTGCTTTCTTGCAGATGAAGTAAATTAAGATTGAAAACGCCCCTGATAGAAAATTACAGCGAGCAGCCTGTAtagttagaaaagaaaaaagaaaagaaaagaaaaaaactattgAACTAACCAGCTGCTGATTACACTCCTTATATTAAACAGACAGATATAAGTGGTGTTTGTGGCAAGGCAGGTGAGTAAGTAGATTTCCAAAGAATATAATAATGTGATAATATGTATTATTTATTCTGCTGTCGCTGTCTAAAGGTGGCTGTGACTCTCAGGCTAGACATTCATGAATGAACCGATAATCAGGAAGCTATTAGCGGTTATCCTTTGTAAACTTCTGCGTCGTTTCTTTAAAGATCCGTGATTAACTGCCAAGCGAGTGCACACTCACAGTAAACACCGCCGCATTAAAGACTATGCTGAAGACTCGGGACAACTCGGTTTCTGTTAATCAcagttttatatttaaacacaGCGCTCAGGGTTCTTGGCGTAATTTTTGTGGAAAAGCCCACAGACATTTCTAGTCTGTTCTCAGAGGGTGGTGCAGTATGAGTGAGAGGTTCCTCAGCAGTTTCCTTTCCCTGTGTGTGAGCTGTCCCTGcatgcgtgtgtctgtgtgtgtgtgacttcaAAGCCTGTCTGCCCAGTCAGAGCTTGCTGGACAGTTTCAAATGAAACACAGTCCGTGAGACAGGCCGACACACTCACACGCACTCGCACACACAGTGCACGCCTCTAATACAATGTTACATacttacagacacacacacctccccCAAGCTTCCaggtggctgcagcttgttagTGGTACAGCAGGAGAAGCCAGATGAAGCCAGCCCACACCAGCTGCACTGCCCTCTACCTGCCTTCTTATCTCATTCTTTTCCAACTTTTCACCTCGCTGTTAGTGGAATTTCTAGTTTCTatagttttttctctttgtctcatATCTTAAAGACGACTTTGCCGATCGTctgttttagctttttttcccttcgtTTTTCTTTCTAGTCTCTCTTCTGATCCTCCCTATCCTATCCTACCTTTGCATATTCCTTCCATATTAAAGCTAATCAAACTCCTAATTTAAACTTGTAAAAGAAAATTGATATCTCCTACCACAATAGCGGTGGTGCACAAACACGTACTATTTTGTGACATTATAGATCAAATGATTAATTGACCAATTAATCAAACAATAATCATGGAgttattaggaaaaaaaactgccttcttttgcatgtgtgtgtatttggcaCGTGCGTAGCACTACGTCAGCTGCTGTCCACTCCATACCTGCCTAACTCTAACTGACTGCATGAAGGGATGAGTGCAGTCTTAAAGGAGCCAGTAGcaggagaagaggaagatggAGGGAGGGAAAGTAAACAACAGATGGTAGAAGCATGTTGCTGCTACTCGCAGCAGTATGCCAGCCCAACACCAGCCTCTTGCGAGGTTACTATGCAACGGTGACCGTGACGATatggaggtcagaggtcaagtgcCTCCTTGATGACGGCCCCGTAATGCCACGCGCCGTGCCAGACTGAACCAGCTGAGACACATGTATAAAGACGCTGAGAGAGCGTACAAATTTATGTGGTGTTTTCTTTGGCTGAGGTTTGGCGGCGATGACTGTTGAAATCTTCCATGCAGCGTCCACCCTTGACCCACCTGCCAGCCGTGATGACACACACTGAGGCAGCTGTCTGTgctctgtctgtttgtgtgtgtgtgtgtgtgtctgagcgcTGAGTCGTTTCATGCTGAGGAGTGAACTGAGTAGTGGCATACATTGGTTGGCGTGGCTGGTAGGTGCCATGACCTTCacggagaggggaaaaaagaaagagagcaagagagagagagagagaactggAAAATGCATGTGGTCAAAATGAGACGCTCGTATTCGTGCTGTGGAATATCTTTCTGAGGACCAGCTTTAGAGCTCGGGTGTGAGGACTTTGGGGAAAATGACGACATTTGGACTGATCCTGTGTGGAGTTAAAAGGTTGGAATTAGGGTTGGGGTGAGGCATTTCAGCTGTGATGGCTGAGAGTTTTTCACCATTGTTTTTAGTTATACCTTACTTTTTTGATATTGTTAACCTTTAGTTATTTTGCCATTCAGTCCCCAATCTTAATCtgcagtaaaaaacaaaacaaaacagagtttgAGAAGCTTTTGTAAAAATGTACtttattgaaatattttttaactcaatggtttgttttttttaggcttAAGTAACTAGTTTGAGTAAAAAGATGAGACAATAGACCCTATTTAGAAATGTTGATACAGTAGCAGAGCAGTTTCTCATGTAAACTGTAAATAACAGCAGTCAATAGCAGAACGAGGTTAGATCTTCGGTAGCTGCCTTTTGTGCCGTCGCTTTTTTTTGTAACACAGCGCAGTGTTGACAGGTAAATAAGGTGTGAATCGCTCGTATTGAAGTGTGAGACACTCTTACCAGAAGAAGCGTCAGTTcatttaatacacacacacacacacacacacacacacacacacacacacacacacacacagtcactttGTGGCTTATTCAGGATGAGGTAAATACAAGCAGCAGACATGCAGGGAGCTGTGTGATTCACTTCCCCGTTTGCATGAAGTGTGGCTGTTTTCCTGTGAACAGGAAGCAGAAGCTGTCGTTCCAGGAAGAGATCATTACGTTGGTTGAAGTGCACCGAACCTGCCTGTGTGCGTGTGACAACGAGAAATCGTGTCTTTGTAGCAGCTTCGCAGGCTGAAATAAGGGTTTCAGTTCGTTTACTGcaacaactttaaaaataattactcAAATAAACAAGTTAATTTTTTGTCTATTTAGATGTCCAATTTCCAATTTATTTAGATGTGCGTAAATCAAATCGAAATATGACGGGAATGTTATAATGAGGTGACCGGAGTGAGAGAAATGAATGATTTGGATTCCCAAAGTGGAAGTGAAATAACAAGAAACGAACTAAAATCTAAACTAAAACTTAAAGCGCTTACAGTGGAAAGTGATTTTACCAATGAAAACGAAAATTGTTTCCTAAAAATGAAAGTATTAACTGTGGTTACAGCTCGCTCTTGTTTTATGTGTGTCACACACATGAGCGTCAAAGACTGAACTGGAGCCACGTTTCATCACATTTTACCAAACGCATCGGCATGCAGACTAGCTGACGTTTTCAACTCCGTTACACAGAGGATTGGAGATAAATTATTACCTTGTGCTTTCTGTTTGCCTTCTGTTGATAATTTTGCAGACTCAGGCAATACCCATTAAATTTGCATTAACAGAATGAGAGTGTGGCAGGTTCAGATCTGGGCTATGTTGCACAACTGGGCAATGTTTGCACGGTAACATACGTGTGTTGGCACAAGCGCATGACTTTCTTGGGAGGATGCATGATGAGTCAGAGGAAATACATGGGTATTTGTGCCAGTAATTGTCCTGTTCATTGTGTATTTCTCTGAAAACAAAGCCACATAAAATCTGTGAAACAATAAGTTTTGCCACCCGTTGCCATCACTGTGCTTCTCTTTCAGCTCctctactttttctttctttttttgaaatctGCTAACGACTGGTATTCAtacctctgcttttatttacGTATTTTTCCTCTTGTGCTTCTCTCAACAGGAGTGACAGCGGCTCTGTCTTTCTGAAGAAATCTGTGGCATGAAACCAGATCACACAGGTCTCTCGTACACCACCTTCATCTCCCTTTACCACTCTCCAGTTAGAAACACACACCTCAGCTTCACTGCATTGATGAGGTAACGTCAGGCTCCGTGCAAGAACCCACCTGCAGCGACGCCTCCTTCCccccttcttcctcttccttctgTCAGTCATTGCACCGCAGCCATGGGCCAAAAAATCTCTGGCAGCATTAAATCAGTAGATGGTCGCGGGGAAAGCGGTGGCTCCCCATCCTACCGACCCCTGACTCATCGCCGGCAGCACCCTGAGCTAAGGGGCCCAGATTTCTTCAAACCTCCCAGGCTGGATCTCCTACTGGACATGCCGTGCGCTGGACTGGAGACTCAACTCCGTCACGCGTGGAACGCCGATGACCGGTCGCTTAACATCTTCATCAAAGAGGACGATAAGTTAACGTTTCATCGCCACCCTGTCGCTCAGAGCACGGACTGCATCCGGGGGCGGGTCGGATACACGAGGGGACTCCATGTATGGAAGATCAACTGGCCTGTCCGGCAGCGAGGCACCCACGCTGTGGTTGGAGTGGCAACCTCCGAAGCTCCTTTGCATTCTGTTGGCTACACAGCGTTAGTGGGGTCAGACTGCGAGTCCTGGGGCTGGGATCTGGGACGTAATAGGCTCTACCACGACAGTAAGAACAGGGCACACAGCTCACTGCCCTCTTACCCTTGTTTCCTGGAGCCGGAGGAGTCGTTCACCCTTCCGGACTCTCTGCTAGTGATACTGGACATGGACGAAGGGACCTTAAGTTTTATGGTGGATGGACAGTATCTAGGAGTGGCATTTAGAGGACTGAAAGGAAAGAAGCTGTATCCCATCGTCAGCGCCGTGTGGGGACATTGTGAGATATCCATGAAGTACATCAACGGCCTGGATCGTAAGTAATCGCTTTTTGGTGACTATTTACACATTATGAACATAATCCAGCAGTAATGGAGACTACTCAGAGTTCATATTCACATGACCTTAGATGACCTACCTACAAAAAAATGcctgatgtaaaaaaaagaaaaagagaaaaaaaggaaaccacTGAACTAAACTAATGTGGCGGTGTCGTGATACGACGCATCCCTTCGTGGTGTTGTAAGAATTTCAGTTTGTTGTGTCACTCTTCTGAGATTGCAAATCTGACACACTTTCATTGGCAGCAAACAGGGTGAAAATTAGTTTGAGTACCACTGGAAGGAGTCCACGTGTTCTGCAACATTCATTATTCAGTACTCAGTACTGAAAGCATTAGTGTCTCAGCGGTTTGAGTGTGCAATTtctagtgttttttttctttttctttcttcttcttaaatTGAAGTGCTTTCGTTAGCGATGCTTGAAGCCGGAGAGGAGTCTTGAGTTATTTCAGAAAGACAGAGAAggtgtttttttaacaaagcagtcagatgtTAGCGATGGATGCGTTGGGTtgattttgttatatttttcagTGATTTGCCTTTTTTCCGGCACTGAACGGTTCATCTGGCTGTAGAAGTGTATCATGAGCTAACGGTGTCTTTCAAATTGCTGTGGCAGAGCAGACATGTGGTGCACACATGAAACAAAAGAGTAGTTTAAAATACTCTTCTGcaggttttttggttttgattgGGTAAACAGATTGcttgtgattgttttctttgatcTCTGAAGTCTCTCCCACTGTCTGCATGTGCGCGCCAAAAGAGAAGAGACAGGCTCCCCCGTCACAGTCTAAACAGTAACGCTTTGAACATCTTGTTAAAAGCTCACTTAGACACACATCACGGACACTTACACGTATGAACACACACCTGCCAGGAAGGGAAAGGGTGTGTTGTGACAACAGGCTTATAATCTCCCTGCCTTTTAGTTCGCTGAGCCCTGTGGGTCTTATTTGATTTCACAACAGGGTGTGCTTTTGTGTGTAACCCCAACAGCAATCTGAAAGGAAAACCCGGCGCTCTCTGTAGTTTGTTACATCTCATTTCTCTTTGCCCAATCATCTCAAATTtctgtttgaatttttttttctgtcaaaacTTCTCTGCTCTCCAGGGACACCATGACATCAAGAGCCCATTTTCTTCTCTAAAAAAATAACAGGCGTAATTCCAGCTTtaaattgggttttttttgccttaaAATTGCAGCTGGCCAACTGGAATATGAAtcagaaaaaaacccctcttGTCTGAACTGTAATTATTTTCTATCCTTCAGTTTAACTCCTGTTATATGTGTgcatttaaatcttttaatcTCCAACCTGTCACTATTAAACATTGTTTGACTGCTTAAAAGCACCTTACCTCcgacatttttcatttatatagaaTATTGAGTCCGTTTTAAAGCACTCGCTTCTACAATCTTACAGCCTTCATGCTGTGAAATGAGGTTTGGCTGTGTGTAAAGCTTAATGCAGGGAGGAGGGTAGAGGGTCATCGTCACAAGCCGGCTGGGATGTGTGTATGAGAGATAGACACTGACACagcatgaaattaaaaaaaatacatatttctgGTCAGAGTACAAAACAGAATGAAGAAAACTAAAAAATCAGGGGATCTTGGGAAGACACTGGTTGTAGTGAGCAAGAAATATCTAACTAACTGTAACCagtcacagcttttttttttttacctcctaTTAGAATACGGTTTTTATTATACAGCCATGCATTCAGAATTTCCCAAACAAAGTAAATGAAATCTCATGCGAATGTGTGCGCAAACACACGGAAACAAAAGCGTGTTTGAGAGAGGCCTAAGGTAGGGGAAGTCCACTCGGACTACCAAATCCGTAACAATTCATTCGGTTTCTGATTCCATTCATTTGTTGCTGAGACGTCGTTTTGGGTTATTAGCGCTCCAGGCGTCGCTCTGAATTCCAAACAAAGACAGCAGTGAGTGATATTTCAAGGGTTTAGTGAAAAGGTGAAGTAAATAGCCTAAAGCAGGGTCTCTTTGACGCAGGGCAGGCTGTGATTACAGTCTGTGCGGCAGCTTCTTTCAATATCAGTTTTGGATTGAATCGGCTCGTCTGCCCTGCAGATGACTCGAGTAGAGAGAATGAAGTCATAATTGCTGTCTGCCTGTGAGTAAAGGAGTGTCTGTGTGTACGGCAAACCGTGATTGTGTGGTCAGCCGGAGAACAGACGTTGtttcatctttttgttttcttttttcacggTAATCGCTCGGTAGTGACTGTATCTAATGAGCCGACCTATGAGAAGCCACTGTTGGGTTGTTTGTAAATTATTGTTGGAGGGGAGAAACAACGCGACTGCTGGGTATTAAAAAGAGATTTGTTGGTGCGCCGTCTTCACGTCACCCTGTTTGCTTTTCTCATCACTCCGGCTCAGGCCCCTGTTGCTCTGTGATCGTCATTTTGCTCCACCTGAGATCATTACTCCCATTCCTGCAGTGACACACTGGAGAGCGATGAAGCCAGCAGCACTTCGGGCTCATGGCAGTTTTTGTAAGAGTGCACAAAGCGACCAGAAACGGATAAGTGTGTGTAGTAAACACTAACGCAAATAAAGGCTGCATGAACTTCAGTCTGCATTGTCCTCCACATATGAGCCCTCTTCCTTCAGAGGCTTCCTCCATAAACATGTGACCTGATCTGTTTGCCAGTTAGAGTATATTTAACTTAATAGATGCTATGTTACATAAACTACATATGCAGCTAATTTTTTTGCA from Pelmatolapia mariae isolate MD_Pm_ZW linkage group LG18, Pm_UMD_F_2, whole genome shotgun sequence includes the following:
- the LOC134617290 gene encoding SPRY domain-containing SOCS box protein 4-like produces the protein MGQKISGSIKSVDGRGESGGSPSYRPLTHRRQHPELRGPDFFKPPRLDLLLDMPCAGLETQLRHAWNADDRSLNIFIKEDDKLTFHRHPVAQSTDCIRGRVGYTRGLHVWKINWPVRQRGTHAVVGVATSEAPLHSVGYTALVGSDCESWGWDLGRNRLYHDSKNRAHSSLPSYPCFLEPEESFTLPDSLLVILDMDEGTLSFMVDGQYLGVAFRGLKGKKLYPIVSAVWGHCEISMKYINGLDPEPLPLMDLCRRAARVALGRERLQEIERLPLPQSLKNYLQYQ